From a region of the Plasmodium malariae genome assembly, contig: PmUG01_00_31, whole genome shotgun sequence genome:
- the PmUG01_00058000 gene encoding fam-l protein, producing the protein MKKSIMIFSFIKIVVLIFLTWIPHLSNHVITSNKYLGKKYTLAIKLDDRIYRLLAKYKKDKDSKVVMLRDDISNNGMDKKKDISNTEKECTEKKKELYRGSLNNYDGHKQDMNNKYSKFVTKKYSHLEKKIFKELDFVDFLKRNKNISDKTYKKIMRKKFSLRLGSPLLLFLLLSTLLIVDISLCNRSGQNGFLELSGLNTILSSSENTLKQYFSWLVTGTSLRVLGELFNIVSYAIPFLILGVTLISYVFYYHKKAKKYEKIKFSKK; encoded by the exons atgaaaaaaagcattatgattttctcatttattaaaattgttgtACTTATCTTTTTAACGTGGATACCCCATTTAAGTAATCATGTG ATTACGTCTAACAAATACCTAGGCAAAAAGTACACGCTTGCTATAAAATTAGACGACAGAATATATCGAttactagcaaaatataaaaaggataagGATTCAAAAGTTGTAATGTTAAGAGAtgatatatcaaataatggaatggacaaaaaaaaggatatatctAATACTGAAAAGGAGTgcacagaaaaaaaaaaagaattatatagaggttcattaaataattatgatggACACAAACAAGATATGaacaataaatattctaaatttgtgacaaaaaaatacagtcatcttgaaaaaaaaatattcaaagaactgGATTTTGtagattttcttaaaagGAACAAGAATATTAGTGATAAgacttacaaaaaaataatgcgtAAAAAATTCTCATTACGATTAGGATCacctttattattgtttttgttGTTATCAACTCTACTCATAGTAGATATATCTCTGTGTAATCGATCTGGACAAAACGGATTTTTGGAATTATCAGGATTGAACACGATTTTAAGTTCCTCGGAGAACACTTTGAAACAATATTTTAGTTGGTTAGTGACAGGTACATCTCTAAGAGTATTAGgagaattatttaatattgtaTCATATGCTataccttttttaatattaggtGTTACACTTATATCGTACGttttttattaccataaaaaagctaaaaaatatgaaaaaattaagttcagtaaaaagtga